In Pleomorphomonas sp. T1.2MG-36, a single window of DNA contains:
- a CDS encoding 2-hydroxyacid dehydrogenase: MRVAVFSTKPYDRTFLSRAAAGYGHDLTFFEPKLDRTTARLAEGFPAVCAFVNDTLDAEVIDALAAGGTRIMALRAAGFNNVALDTAEEKGITVLRVPAYSPHAVAEFSVGLLLALDRRIHRAWARVRENNFALEGLLGHDLYGRTVGIVGTGRIGALVARTYRLGFGCEVVAHDRYEVDDLKAIGVTYVDRDELFERSDIISLHCPLTPETHYLIDEAAIARAKHGFVLINTSRGALINAEAVIGGLKTGRIGGVALDVYEQEADLFFEDLSSEIIQDDVFQRLLTFPNVLITGHQAFFTEEALLAIAKTTMGNIADEEAGKVSPNRVLSEKVAGKG; the protein is encoded by the coding sequence ATGCGCGTAGCCGTTTTCAGCACCAAGCCATACGACCGCACCTTCCTGAGCCGCGCCGCCGCCGGTTACGGGCACGACCTCACCTTTTTCGAGCCGAAGCTCGACCGGACGACGGCGCGACTGGCCGAGGGGTTTCCCGCCGTCTGCGCCTTCGTCAACGACACGCTCGACGCCGAGGTGATCGACGCGCTGGCCGCCGGCGGCACGCGCATCATGGCGCTGAGGGCGGCCGGCTTCAACAACGTCGCTCTCGATACGGCCGAGGAAAAGGGCATCACCGTGCTGCGCGTGCCGGCCTATTCGCCGCATGCCGTCGCCGAGTTCTCGGTCGGTCTGCTGCTCGCCCTCGACCGGCGCATCCACCGTGCCTGGGCGCGCGTGCGTGAAAACAACTTCGCCCTGGAAGGCTTGCTCGGCCACGACCTCTATGGCCGCACGGTGGGTATCGTCGGCACCGGTCGCATCGGCGCGCTGGTGGCGCGCACCTATCGTCTCGGCTTCGGCTGCGAGGTGGTCGCCCACGACCGCTACGAGGTGGACGATCTCAAGGCGATCGGCGTCACCTATGTCGACCGCGACGAGCTGTTCGAGCGCTCGGATATCATCAGCCTGCATTGCCCGCTGACGCCTGAGACGCACTACCTGATCGACGAGGCGGCGATCGCTCGGGCCAAGCATGGCTTCGTGCTGATCAACACGTCGCGCGGTGCGCTGATCAACGCCGAGGCGGTGATCGGCGGCCTGAAGACGGGCCGCATCGGCGGCGTCGCCCTCGACGTCTACGAGCAGGAGGCGGACCTGTTCTTCGAGGACCTCTCAAGCGAGATCATCCAGGACGACGTGTTCCAGCGCCTCCTGACCTTCCCCAATGTGCTGATCACCGGCCACCAGGCCTTCTTCACCGAGGAAGCGTTGCTCGCCATCGCCAAGACCACGATGGGCAACATCGCCGACGAGGAAGCCGGCAAGGTGTCGCCCAACCGCGTGCTGAGCGAGAAGGTGGCCGGGAAGGGGTGA
- a CDS encoding M24 family metallopeptidase, whose product MTPETQARLAALRERMVATETGLVAVAPGSHMQWLLGFTPASDERPCLLLVSPGGTAFLMPALNADDVRQHTDIDFFRWTDEVGPHVALCQALAAIGANAPDRVAIDETMRADFALLVLDALPSGVLRTFTADTLGGLRMRKNEREYDLLKMNAGIADRAIEAAVAALKPGMTENELASIIRSHFLQEGAAPSFWIVGSGPNGAFPHHTASDRHIVEGDAVVIDIGGIKSAFPSDITRVAIVGRPPEGFAEIHAIVERAVQAALAAAKPGVRARDVDAAARTVITEAGYGKFFTHRTGHGMGIDGHEPPYITATSETVLEEGMVFSIEPGIYVSGRYGCRLEEIVILRKDGPEILSGLSRDILVAKG is encoded by the coding sequence ATGACCCCTGAGACCCAAGCCCGCCTCGCCGCTCTGCGCGAGCGGATGGTCGCGACCGAAACCGGCCTCGTCGCCGTTGCCCCGGGCTCGCACATGCAATGGCTGCTCGGCTTCACGCCGGCGTCCGACGAGCGTCCGTGCCTGCTTCTCGTTTCGCCGGGCGGCACCGCCTTCCTGATGCCGGCGCTCAACGCCGACGACGTGCGCCAGCACACCGACATCGACTTCTTCCGCTGGACCGACGAGGTGGGGCCGCATGTCGCGCTCTGCCAGGCGCTGGCCGCCATCGGCGCCAACGCGCCCGACCGCGTCGCCATCGACGAGACCATGCGCGCCGACTTCGCGCTGCTGGTGCTCGACGCCCTGCCGTCCGGCGTGCTGCGCACCTTCACCGCCGATACGCTCGGCGGCCTGCGCATGCGCAAGAACGAGCGCGAATACGACCTCCTCAAGATGAACGCCGGCATCGCCGACCGGGCGATCGAGGCCGCCGTCGCCGCCCTCAAGCCGGGCATGACGGAGAACGAACTCGCCTCCATCATCCGCAGCCACTTCCTCCAGGAAGGCGCTGCCCCAAGCTTCTGGATCGTCGGCAGCGGTCCCAACGGCGCCTTCCCGCACCACACCGCCTCCGACCGCCACATCGTCGAAGGCGACGCCGTGGTGATCGACATCGGCGGCATCAAGTCGGCCTTCCCGAGCGATATCACCCGCGTCGCCATCGTCGGCCGGCCGCCGGAAGGCTTCGCCGAGATCCACGCCATCGTCGAGCGGGCGGTCCAGGCCGCGCTTGCCGCCGCCAAGCCCGGCGTGCGCGCCCGCGACGTCGACGCCGCCGCCCGCACGGTGATCACCGAGGCCGGCTACGGCAAGTTCTTCACCCACCGCACCGGCCATGGCATGGGCATCGACGGCCACGAGCCGCCGTACATCACCGCCACCTCGGAGACCGTGCTCGAAGAGGGCATGGTGTTCTCCATCGAGCCGGGCATCTACGTGTCCGGCCGCTATGGCTGCCGTCTTGAGGAGATCGTCATTCTCCGCAAGGATGGCCCGGAAATCCTGTCCGGCCTCTCCCGCGACATTCTGGTGGCGAAGGGATAA